Proteins from a genomic interval of Gossypium hirsutum isolate 1008001.06 chromosome A09, Gossypium_hirsutum_v2.1, whole genome shotgun sequence:
- the LOC107889767 gene encoding lactosylceramide 4-alpha-galactosyltransferase produces the protein MTFKRVVSHEIFGHRLVSRSKSPVISIVLFSLLIFFMFAYSIISNMSLQSAAFNVLPISFTISTQRNMIVEGDSENDQFHRGIRRKLPENEIFRSDELTEKFHGRVQEFFNHKCEVQFFMTWISTESFGAREILAVESVFKAHPHGCLMILSRTLDSAQGHMILKPLLDRGFKVQAVTPDLPFLLNNTPAEAWFNDIKSGEKDPGGIPLAQNLSNLMRLAALYKYGGVYLDTDFIVLKSFKGLKNTIGAQSINSAKNWTRLNNAVLVFDKNHPLLYKFIEEFALTFDGNKWGYNGPYMVSRVVHRVEGRPGYNFTILPPVAFYPVDWIKIVSLFKVPSQQADPKWFEAKLQELNEKSYGLHLWNKQSSKLMVEEGSAMGKLLSEHCVLCNQIYSS, from the coding sequence ATGACGTTTAAAAGAGTAGTTTCTCATGAAATTTTTGGGCACCGGCTAGTTAGCCGGTCCAAATCGCCTGTTATTTCTATTGTCTTGTTTTCGcttcttatattttttatgtttgcatACAGTATCATTTCTAACATGTCGCTGCAATCGGCTGCCTTCAATGTTCTTCCTATTTCATTCACTATTTCTACGCAAAGGAATATGATCGTTGAAGGTGATAGTGAAAATGATCAGTTTCACAGGGGAATCCGTAGAAAACTaccggaaaacgagattttcaGGTCGGACGAGTTGACGGAGAAGTTCCATGGTCGGGTCCAGGAATTCTTTAATCATAAGTGCGAGGTTCAATTCTTCATGACATGGATTTCGACGGAGTCTTTTGGAGCAAGAGAAATCTTAGCTGTGGAAAGTGTTTTTAAGGCGCATCCTCATGGTTGTCTGATGATTCTATCAAGAACCCTGGACTCTGCCCAGGGTCACATGATCCTTAAACCCCTGCTCGATCGGGGGTTCAAAGTTCAAGCAGTGACCCCAGACTTGCCATTCTTGCTCAACAATACGCCGGCCGAAGCTTGGTTCAATGACATCAAGAGTGGGGAAAAGGACCCTGGTGGGATCCCTCTGGCTCAGAATCTATCCAATTTAATGAGACTTGCAGCTTTATACAAGTACGGAGGTGTCTACTTGGACACGGATTTCATAGTGCTGAAAAGTTTTAAAGGTCTGAAGAATACAATAGGAGCACAAAGCATTAATTCGGCGAAGAACTGGACGAGATTGAACAATGCAGTTCTGGTTTTCGATAAGAACCATCCCCTCCTATACAAGTTCATTGAGGAATTTGCTTTAACATTTGATGGTAACAAATGGGGATATAATGGTCCCTATATGGTTTCCAGGGTGGTTCATAGAGTGGAAGGAAGACCTGGTTACAATTTCACCATCTTGCCACCTGTGGCCTTTTATCCTGTTGATTGGATTAAAATAGTTAGCCTTTTTAAGGTGCCATCACAACAGGCTGACCCCAAATGGTTTGAAGCTAAGCTGCAAGAGCTAAACGAGAAGAGCTATGGACTCCATCTCTGGAATAAGCAAAGTAGCAAACTAATGGTTGAAGAGGGAAGCGCAATGGGAAAATTATTATCAGAACACTGTGTCTTGTGTAATCAGATATATAGTTCTTGA